CGACAATTTCAAGGCGAAGGATACGGCTGTGGATGCCGCTGTTGCCAGTCTTGTCAGTGCAGGAATTATTACAACATCTCTTAAGGTTATAGCAGGCCGGAGCCGACCCAGGGATAACGAGGGGACATATAAATTTCAACCTTTTGGCGGTCATCACTCTTTTCCGTCCGGTCATACGACACAGGCATTCTCTCTTGCATCGGTAATAGCAGAACATTATGATGAGTGGTGGATAGGCACGATATCTTACGGGATAGCGGGTGGCGTCGGATTAGCCAGGGTTGAGCAGGAGGCACATTTCGCATCAGATGTTGTAGCCGGGGCCTTGATCGGTACTATAGTTGGTAAGACCATTGTGAGATATAATAGAAAATTCCATAAAAATGTTATAATAGGTCCTGCAACCGACATAGATGGTACCGGTCTTAGTCTTACAATAGCATTCTGATGACTGATTCGGAGGACATAATATCTTAATGCGAAAAATATTTATTCTATTGTTACTGGTAATTTTAACTACCAGCTGCGCGGTCAGTCAGGCTAATCAGCCATCATCAGCCAGCAACTATTCCCTTGTATACGTTGACCCCCCACATGCATATGGCAACATTGACAGAAAGGCCCTGCGTGAGGCTATCATAACAAATCTTTCATTTCTGCATAGAATAGATCCTGAGACAGAATTTGACTACGGCGGGAAGATAGTCCGCGCAAAGGAAGTTGAGAATACACAAAAGACCCTCCTCCAGATTATTGACACCGCTGAGTCCAATGAAATGATAGAACTGCTCATGGATTATATGTTTGAATGGTATAAGGCATCCGGAGAAAATGGTACTGGTAATGTGACATTTACAGGCTATTATGTCCCTGAGGTAGAGGGGAGCCTTCATCCGTCAGATAAATATCGCTACCCGCTCTATCGCCCGCCGGATGACCTTAAAAAAGACTCCCCCTATTTTTCACGTATCGACATAGATGGGGAAAAGGTTTTATATGGTAGGGGCCTTGAGATTGCATGGCTTTCTGATCCGGTTGAGGCATATTTTCTCCATATACAGGGTTCCGGAACAATAAGGTTGCCTGATGGTTCTAAAATAGGGGTTCACTATGCTGGCAACAATGGCCATTCATATACGAGCATAGGAAAGCTTATGTTAGAGCTCCGCCTTTTAAAACCAGGTGAAGCAAATATAATTGGATTAAAGAAGTACCTCTGGGAACATCCGGAGCATATGTCAGAGATACTGTATCAGAATCCAAGATACATATTTTTTAAGCTTGATAATGAAGGGGCAAAG
This region of Nitrospirota bacterium genomic DNA includes:
- a CDS encoding phosphatase PAP2 family protein, with the translated sequence MWIFLAAFTLSLWYPFIHPETVLADVKASDSTDNFGGLLIKDTIYVLSGPVQWDAKAWRDFSLYTAGISSILLLDDEIYDGIQRNRSKTTSNIAKVVEEFGSAPSFGIMAAFYLGGTVFDNFKAKDTAVDAAVASLVSAGIITTSLKVIAGRSRPRDNEGTYKFQPFGGHHSFPSGHTTQAFSLASVIAEHYDEWWIGTISYGIAGGVGLARVEQEAHFASDVVAGALIGTIVGKTIVRYNRKFHKNVIIGPATDIDGTGLSLTIAF
- a CDS encoding MltA domain-containing protein; translation: MRKIFILLLLVILTTSCAVSQANQPSSASNYSLVYVDPPHAYGNIDRKALREAIITNLSFLHRIDPETEFDYGGKIVRAKEVENTQKTLLQIIDTAESNEMIELLMDYMFEWYKASGENGTGNVTFTGYYVPEVEGSLHPSDKYRYPLYRPPDDLKKDSPYFSRIDIDGEKVLYGRGLEIAWLSDPVEAYFLHIQGSGTIRLPDGSKIGVHYAGNNGHSYTSIGKLMLELRLLKPGEANIIGLKKYLWEHPEHMSEILYQNPRYIFFKLDNEGAKGSIHVLLTPGHSIATDPSLFPRGGLSFIKTTAPVVDQSGKVLKWEPVNRFVLNQDEGGAIKGPGRVDLFWGAGTDAEFSAGSMKERGELYFILQK